One genomic segment of Impatiens glandulifera chromosome 6, dImpGla2.1, whole genome shotgun sequence includes these proteins:
- the LOC124943778 gene encoding sugar transporter ERD6-like 8, with the protein MPRYEDSEKGDEKKKMKEPFLWKEDKKEHKEEEDGALFTVLLSTAVAVCGSFAFGTCIGYSAPTQDAIMMDLQLSYAQYSVFGSILNIGAILGAITCGNIADFLGRKGAMRISAFVCILGWIAIYMAVESVMLDFGRFLSGYGIGVFSYVVPVYIGEITPTSLRGGLASANQLLIVIGLGSSYILGAFISWRMLALTGIIPCMFVFLGLFFVPESPRWLLMAGRSEDFLVALQHLRGPDTDITREAENIKDYLESLKGLPKVTFIKMFDKANIHPLTISVGLMAFQQLVGINGIVFYANYIFKSAGFDPSKGTIIYAILQIVITAVGASIVDKAGRRPLLLTSAAGLLMGNLLIASSFFLKAREISPDIVPYIAVIGVLVYIGSFSVGMGAGPWLIMSEVFPLHIKGMGGSLVTITNWSGSWLVSYTFNFLMLWSSYGTFLLYASVCALAIVFIYNMVPETKGKTLEEIHASMNSS; encoded by the exons ATGCCAAGATACGAAGACTCGGAAAAAggagatgagaagaagaagatgaaagaaccATTTCTATGGAAGGAGGATAAAAAAGAgcataaagaagaagaagatggtgCACTTTTCACTGTACTTTTGAGCACTGCCGTAGCTGTTTGTGGATCATTTGCTTTTGGCACTTGt ATTGGCTACTCAGCTCCCACCCAAGATGCCATAATGATGGATCTTCAACTTTCTTATGCCCAG TACTCGGTTTTTGGTTCGATATTGAACATCGGAGCAATACTTGGTGCAATTACTTGCGGAAATATTGCTGATTTCTTAGGACGGAAAggg GCCATGAGGATATCAGCATTTGTTTGCATTTTGGGATGGATAGCAATCTACATGGCTGtg GAGTCGGTTATGCTGGATTTTGGAAGATTCTTATCTGGTTATGGGATTGGCGTTTTCTCTTATGTG GTGCCTGTTTATATAGGTGAGATCACTCCAACTAGCCTTCGAGGAGGGCTTGCGTCAGCAAATCag CTCCTTATTGTGATTGGATTGGGAAGTTCATATATACTAGGAGCTTTTATTTCATGGAGAATGCTTGCATTAACTG GAATTATCCCTTGTATGTTTGTTTTTCTGGGACTATTCTTTGTCCCCGAGTCTCCGAGGTGGCTG TTGATGGCTGGCAGAAGTGAGGATTTTCTTGTAGCATTACAGCATCTTCGAGGACCAGATACTGATATAACAAGGGAAgcagaaaatataaaa GATTATTTGGAATCCCTTAAGGGATTACCGAAGGTCACATTCATAAAAATGTTTGACAAAGCCAACATTCATCCCCTTACT ATTTCGGTTGGACTAATGGCGTTTCAGCAGTTAGTTGGAATCAATGGGATTGTCTTTTATGCAAATTACATATTCAAATCAGCTg GTTTTGATCCAAGCAAAGGAACTATTATCTACGCTATTCTTCAG ATTGTTATAACCGCGGTTGGAGCAAGCATTGTAGATAAAGCTGGAAGAAGGCCTCTTTTACTA aCATCTGCTGCCGGATTATTGATGGGAAATCTGTTAATTGCGTCTTCTTTTTTCCTAAAG GCTCGAGAAATATCACCTGACATTGTGCCTTATATTGCTGTTATTGGTGTTCTG GTATACATAGGTTCGTTTTCGGTGGGAATGGGTGCCGGTCCATGGCTTATTATGTCCGAG gTATTCCCGTTACACATAAAAGGGATGGGCGGAAGCTTGGTGACGATAACGAATTGGTCTGGTTCGTGGTTGGTGTCTTACACCTTCAATTTTCTCATGTTATGGAGCTCTTACG GTACATTTTTGTTATATGCTAGTGTTTGTGCACTTGCAATTGTTTTCATATACAATATGGTGCCTGAGACCAAAGGAAAGACACTTGAAGAGATTCATGCTTCAATGAATTCATCTTAA